One Glycine max cultivar Williams 82 chromosome 8, Glycine_max_v4.0, whole genome shotgun sequence genomic window, TAAGACAGCATCTTATCAAGGTCACATCttctattattatttctatttttattattaagatgtcttttttatttttccttccccttCAACCtacttgtttttagtttttgggAATTGGGTTTGTGTTATTGTTGTTCTTCTAAATCTTGAATTTCCTTCGATCACAAGCCTAACATCTTTTATAATGAAtaggtgtgtgtgtgttagCCTTGTGGGGATTCTGTGGATTTGACAGCggttctttcttctctctctctaacACAAGCCTATACCTGGAATCAGCTAGAGTTGACACCCACAAACTGTTTGAACTGTGTCTTTTTAACTTGTGTTGGTTACTGTTGTGGATGAGCTTGCTCCATGTAGTTGGGTTTGGTCTTAAAGTGGGGCATCTACTTTTGGTGCTATGTTGCTGGGTTGTGTCTGTGGTTTATCTTAACTGGTTTCTCAGCAGTGGAATTATTATGGACACCAAGATGggtggtggaggtggtggtggtagcAAGATGTGGCACAAAAAATGGTGGGAGAAGATCTCAGGGCAGGGTTGCAAAATCCACCAACAGTACTACCAGTATATTGGCTCCAAGAAAGTTAAGAGAGCGTTGTGGAGGAAGCTTTTGCTGACATGGGTAGTGGGTTGGTTCATAGTATCTTTGCGGATCTTCTGCTACATGAGCTCGCAAGGTActgagaagaggaaagaaacTCTTGCAAGCATGTGTGATGAAAGGGCTAGGATGCTGCAGGATCAGTTTAATGTCAGTATGAACCATATCCAAGCCATGTCCATTCTAATCTCCACTTTCCACCATGCTAAGAGCCCCTCAGCCATCGATCAGGTACTAGTCTTTACTTTGTTGTTGCAAATCAGGACCTAATTCACTAATTCCCCACCTTTTGCTTTTAGTCTTTGTTTATTTTGGCTTAATTTTTATTCACATAGGTTTCTGAGTTGTTTCATTGTCATTAATTTTAGTGTCTAATAGCATTATTTTGTCTAATACACAACACCTTTTTTGTGGAGAATTTATTGGGGTTTTAGTATTATATGTTTTGCTGACAAGGTTACTGAACTTGAGCTGCTGGAACATGACCTGATTTCCTTGGTTCCTCCCCTTCTTGTCGGATAGAAAAGATCCCACTTTCTTTTATCCTTCGATCTTTAGTCTCATCTCTGCAAATTAATCTAACTTCCAAAACTTGCAGAAAACTTTTGCAAAGTACACAGAAAGAACAGCTTTTGAGAGACCTCTTACAAGTGGTGTTGCGTATGCTGTAAGGGTGCTCCATTCTGAAAGGGAACAATTTGAAAAGCAGCAAGGTTGGACTATCAAGAGGATGGATACTCTAGAGCAGAACCCGGTTCATAAGGACGATTATGCCCCAGAGGCACTGGAGCCATCCCCTGTTCAGGAAGAATATGCTCCTGTCATCTTTGCACAGGATACAATTGCACACGTGATTTCTGTTAATGTGCTTTCTGGAAAGGTAGGTTTCTGATacttgtataattttatttgtggagCTAGTCTGAGCCATATATTGTTAATTATGAAAATTGTGAAAATGCTATACAGTAGactttgatgtcttgatgataaTTTTAATCCATCCATTCTAAGCTTTTTATTCCTGGTAGTATGGTTTTTGACTGGTCTTTAGtggtcattaattttttttccggagaatgtttatgaagaaaaaactaTCTATGTTGCCATATTGCTTGTTTTTGTACCCTTGTTCTTCCTTTCTCTTGCTTGTGATGATGGGATTGCTCCTGATGGAGAATAGTACACATGAATAGActctaattttgtgaatatcaCAAAGCTGAATTGAGACACGTTGTTCATGTTTGATATCTAAAATCTATGGCAATTTATTTGGATTTATGATTGTCACAGTTATTCACTTGTTCATCAACAGGAAGACCGTGAAAATGTGCTGCGTGCAAGAGAATCAGGCAAAGGGGTTTTAACTGCGCCCTTTAGGCTGCTCAAAACAAATCGACTAGGGGTTATCCTGACCTTTGCTGTTTACAAGAGAGATCTCCCATCAAATACAACCCCAAATGAAAGGATTCAAGCAACTGACGGGTGTGCctagtttttgaatttttttgcaTCTGACATTCATTAGCTTTTTTGgtcaatttttatgattttttatcatTCATATAATTTAGCTTATTCCATTTTGGTCATCTAAAGCTTTGAAGTACTACTAAGTAACTAATCACTGTATTCAAATTTTCAGAGAAGATTCATGAAATCTATTAATGTGAGAAGAGTGAATAATTATTGGCTCTCCCCTTGTGATAATTAGAAGCTTTGAAGTTATAAATCTACTTTTAAATTCAATAAAGCCAatgggaaaatgaaaaaaaatcatgaacacAGTTAAAGAGAGCAGCATTTTTATGTCTTCACTACTGCTTGCTGGGCAGGTATCTTGGGGGAGTCTTTGATGTTGAGTCATTAGTGGAGAAATTACTTCAGCAACTTGCTAGCAAGCAAACTGTAATTGTTCATGTATATGATACTACAAATCGTACTCATCCAATTGCCATGTATGGCTCAAATGAATCAGGGGATTTTTTCTATCACGTCAGCACTCTTAACTTTGGAGACCCTTTTAGGAAGCATGAGATGCACTGCAGGTAAGAGTAATGCTACTGAAGAAGTCTAATATCTCCGTCCTCCTTAATGCTCAGTGTAGTTTGTAAGAATAACAGTGGGTCACCTTGAAATAGGTAGAGGATATATTAAATACACGGTTTATTATTGTATTAATGTCACATGACTTAATACTTCACAATCTAGTGGTTTTGCTGCTAGCGATACCTAGTCTAGAGTTCTTTTATCTGGACTTGTCATACTTTTTTAGGGTCATTGAatcttaactatttttattaatacattACAATGAAAATGTACAAGTTGTCAAAGACGAACTATTCATGAAAATTAAGCTTGATGCTAATGCAGGTTCAAGCAGAAGCCACCATGGCCATGGGTGGCAATAACTACTTCTATTGGTATCCTTGTTATTGCACTCCTTGTTGGATATATTTTCCATGCCACTGTGAATCGAATTGCCAAAGTAGAAGATGATTACCGTGAGATGATGGAACTTAAAAAACGAGCTGAGGCGGCTGATGTTGCAAAATCCCAGGTAtggaacttttttttaaaatttatttgttgaactTATTTTGGCTTAACTCATACTGATCATGTGGGCTTTATCAATTGTAACCGCAGTTTCTTGCTACTGTTTCCCATGAGATCAGAACACCAATGAATGGTGTTTTGGGTGAGTTGTCTTCTGTCTACGGCTTAGTCTATTATCcaatttttatctatattatttCCACAGAAAAGAAGAGCTTCTTCAGCCATGACCCTGCTCTAAATTGGATTTTCAGGGATGTTGCATATGCTTATGGACACAGATCTAGATGTAACCCAACAGGAATATGTCAGGACAGCACAGGAAAGTGGAAAAGCTCTGGTGTCACTTATAAATGAGGTTTTGGATCAGGCTAAGATTGAGTTTGGTAAGCTAGAGCTTGAGGCTGTGCTCTTCGACATACGGGCAATTTTGGATGATGTATTGTCTCTATTTTCTGAGAAGTCTCAAGGAAAAAGAGTAGAGGTAATATCTCTCTCATCTACTGTTGATTTTTTATCATGATGGAATTTTCAAAATGTGCGTAGTCTAATAGTTAATGGCTCTTCATAATTTTTGTGGTAACTGCAGTTGGCAGTTTATGTGTCAGATCATGTTCCTGAATTACTTATAGGTGATCCAGGAAGATTTCGACAAATAATTACCAATCTCATGGGTAACTCAATTAAGGTAAGTTTATGGTAGAGAGAAGAACATTATGTATAATTCAAGTTACTTAGTCTGATATCCTTCATATAAGTTACTTAGAGATGTTCCCTTGTCCTACATCCTTGCCTTATAGACATGCTACGGTCATCATagtctcatgaaaaaaaatcttctatttAGTGTTCTAGCCAAGCATGACTATTAGTAGAGCAAAGTTGATGTGTATttcttgaaaatattattaaaactgATTCTGTAATTGTTTGGCAGTTCACGGACAAAGGACATATTTTTGTCACAATCCATCTTGTTGAGGAGGTTGTCCGTTCAATAGAGGTTGACAAAGAATCCAACTCAGAAAATACCTTGAGTGGTTCGCCCGTTGCTGATAGT contains:
- the LOC100776798 gene encoding histidine kinase 3; this encodes MSLLHVVGFGLKVGHLLLVLCCWVVSVVYLNWFLSSGIIMDTKMGGGGGGGSKMWHKKWWEKISGQGCKIHQQYYQYIGSKKVKRALWRKLLLTWVVGWFIVSLRIFCYMSSQGTEKRKETLASMCDERARMLQDQFNVSMNHIQAMSILISTFHHAKSPSAIDQKTFAKYTERTAFERPLTSGVAYAVRVLHSEREQFEKQQGWTIKRMDTLEQNPVHKDDYAPEALEPSPVQEEYAPVIFAQDTIAHVISVNVLSGKEDRENVLRARESGKGVLTAPFRLLKTNRLGVILTFAVYKRDLPSNTTPNERIQATDGYLGGVFDVESLVEKLLQQLASKQTVIVHVYDTTNRTHPIAMYGSNESGDFFYHVSTLNFGDPFRKHEMHCRFKQKPPWPWVAITTSIGILVIALLVGYIFHATVNRIAKVEDDYREMMELKKRAEAADVAKSQFLATVSHEIRTPMNGVLGMLHMLMDTDLDVTQQEYVRTAQESGKALVSLINEVLDQAKIEFGKLELEAVLFDIRAILDDVLSLFSEKSQGKRVELAVYVSDHVPELLIGDPGRFRQIITNLMGNSIKFTDKGHIFVTIHLVEEVVRSIEVDKESNSENTLSGSPVADSRRSWEGFKAFSQEGPLGSFSSPSNDLVNLIVSVEDTGEGIPLESQPLIFTPFMQVGSSISRKHGGTGIGLSISKCLVGLMNGEIGFVSIPKIGSTFTFTAVFTNGHRSSSECKIQQINNQPQSASSEFEGMTALIIDPRSVRAEVSGYHIQRLGIHVEMVSDLKQGLSTISNGNVVVNMVLIEQEVWDRDLGLSSHFVNNTRRIDHGVPPKLFILVNSSSSFKASVNLGVHNPTVITKPLRASMLAASLQRAMGVQNKGAPHRELQSLSLRHLLRGRKILIVDDNGVNRAVAAGALKKYGADVVCVSSGKDAISSLKPPHQFDACFMDIQMPEMDGFEATKRIREMEDSVNREVSMDDFENITNWHVPILAMTADVIQATHEECLRCGMDGYVSKPFEAEQLYREVSRFFQSS